The following are encoded together in the Candidatus Schekmanbacteria bacterium RIFCSPLOWO2_02_FULL_38_14 genome:
- a CDS encoding cob(I)yrinic acid a,c-diamide adenosyltransferase, which produces MKKEKLTRGLIQVYTGNGKGKTTAAFGLALRAAGRGLRVFILQFMKGGDYGEVKAVKLLKPYITIKKTGLCTFVNKNNPTRKDIKLAGEGLKTALKTIEDGKYDVVILDEIICAVDFKLLDLKKVLNLLEKKPPFVELILTGRNAPKEIMDMADLVTEMKEIKHYYRNLKIGARKGIEL; this is translated from the coding sequence ATGAAAAAAGAAAAGTTAACACGGGGTCTTATTCAGGTTTATACCGGCAATGGCAAGGGAAAGACAACAGCTGCCTTTGGACTTGCTTTGCGGGCTGCGGGCAGGGGACTGAGGGTCTTCATTCTCCAGTTCATGAAGGGAGGAGATTATGGAGAGGTCAAGGCGGTAAAATTACTTAAGCCTTACATAACTATAAAGAAGACAGGGCTTTGTACTTTTGTTAACAAGAATAATCCAACAAGGAAAGATATAAAACTTGCAGGAGAGGGATTGAAAACTGCTTTAAAGACAATTGAAGATGGAAAATACGATGTGGTTATTCTTGATGAAATTATCTGTGCTGTTGACTTTAAGCTTCTGGATTTGAAAAAGGTACTGAATCTGCTTGAAAAGAAACCTCCTTTTGTTGAGCTGATTTTGACAGGAAGGAATGCGCCAAAGGAGATAATGGATATGGCAGACCTTGTTACAGAGATGAAAGAGATTAAGCATTATTACAGGAATCTTAAGATTGGAGCAAGAAAAGGAATAGAGTTATAA
- a CDS encoding isoleucine--tRNA ligase, which produces MDYKNTLNLPNTSFPMKANLAQKEPDFLARWDKNKIYTKLRQKYSGTKKYILHDGPPYANGHIHIGTALNKILKDIVVKIKAMEGYDAVYVPGWDCHGLPIEHEVDKSLGKKKASLSVVEIRKMCQEYAMRFVNIQREEFKRLGILADWENPYLTMSPEYGAAIIRELGKFFQNGGVYRGKKPIYWCASCKTALAEAEVEYEEHTSLSVYVKFPVVKEKSGVLKNIKKDKIDFLIWTTTPWTLPANLAICLHPDFIYSAIEVSGEVMVVARELVKDVVRKMGKIDYHTLGEYKGTELEGIRCQHPLYKRESVVIFGEHVNLEQGTGCVHTAPGHGAEDYDMGLKYGLEIYNPVDDEGKFTKDIEEFAGMKVFEANFLIKDKLRELGSLIFEEKIKHSYPHCWRCKNPVIFRATEQWFISMETNGLRKKALSEIRKVKWIPPWGENRITGMIENRPDWCISRQRSWGVPITVFYCTSCNEILASGEVFEAVARVVEREGTGAWFSKEAQEILPQNVSCKKCNGKSFRKETDILDVWFDSGTSHEAVLAKRKELSLPADMYLEGSDQHRGWFNSSLLIAVANRGASPFNAVLTHGYVVDGAGKKMSKSAGNVIAPQEIIKKYGAEILRLWASSVDYRDDIRISNEIIERLSEAYRKIRNTFKYLLGNLYDFDFKKNRVSCSEMEEIDRWALHHLQKLIERVRSAFDEFEFHVFFHMFHNFCSVHMSSFYLDIIKDRLYTSKPDSRERRSAQTALYLILDSMVRLMAPILSFTAEEIWGYLPGNSMREESVHLSLFPEVKNEYVDQELAARWENIILLREEAAKKLETARREKLIGHSLDALVEIKGKGKNFQFFKTYQNQLHTIFIVSQVILKEEDVDEDSFENEALRGLKISVSRAKGEKCDRCWMYSESIGEKREHPTVCSRCGGNL; this is translated from the coding sequence ATTGATTACAAGAACACTTTAAATCTTCCAAATACCTCCTTCCCGATGAAGGCTAATCTTGCACAGAAAGAGCCAGATTTTCTTGCAAGATGGGATAAAAATAAGATTTATACAAAGCTGCGGCAAAAATATTCCGGCACCAAGAAATATATTCTTCACGATGGTCCCCCTTATGCAAACGGGCATATCCATATAGGAACAGCTCTGAATAAAATTCTTAAGGATATTGTTGTGAAGATTAAGGCTATGGAAGGTTATGATGCAGTATATGTGCCTGGATGGGACTGTCACGGGCTTCCAATTGAGCACGAGGTGGACAAAAGCCTCGGGAAAAAGAAAGCCTCACTCTCTGTGGTTGAGATTAGAAAGATGTGCCAGGAATACGCAATGAGGTTTGTTAATATACAGAGGGAGGAGTTTAAGAGGCTCGGAATACTTGCAGACTGGGAAAATCCCTACCTTACGATGTCTCCTGAATATGGTGCGGCAATTATCAGGGAGCTGGGAAAGTTTTTTCAAAACGGAGGCGTATATCGCGGCAAGAAGCCAATCTACTGGTGTGCTTCCTGCAAGACCGCTCTCGCAGAGGCAGAGGTTGAGTATGAGGAGCATACCTCGCTTTCGGTTTATGTAAAATTCCCTGTTGTGAAGGAAAAGAGCGGAGTCTTAAAGAATATTAAAAAGGATAAAATCGATTTCCTCATCTGGACGACGACTCCATGGACACTGCCTGCAAACCTTGCAATATGCCTTCATCCTGATTTTATCTATTCAGCAATTGAAGTCAGCGGAGAGGTGATGGTTGTTGCCAGGGAACTTGTAAAGGATGTAGTGAGAAAAATGGGGAAAATAGACTATCATACTCTCGGTGAATACAAGGGGACAGAACTTGAAGGGATAAGGTGCCAGCATCCTCTGTACAAAAGAGAGTCTGTTGTAATTTTTGGTGAACATGTGAACCTTGAGCAGGGAACAGGATGTGTCCATACTGCTCCGGGGCACGGCGCAGAGGACTACGATATGGGACTGAAGTACGGGCTTGAAATCTACAACCCTGTTGATGATGAGGGAAAATTTACAAAAGATATAGAAGAGTTTGCAGGGATGAAGGTTTTTGAGGCAAACTTTCTGATAAAGGATAAGCTCAGGGAGCTTGGTTCCCTGATATTTGAAGAAAAAATCAAACATTCCTATCCCCATTGCTGGAGATGCAAAAACCCGGTAATTTTCCGCGCTACGGAGCAGTGGTTTATTTCCATGGAAACCAATGGCCTCAGGAAAAAAGCCCTCAGTGAAATCAGGAAAGTAAAATGGATTCCGCCATGGGGTGAAAACAGAATTACAGGAATGATTGAGAACCGTCCGGACTGGTGTATCTCAAGGCAGAGGTCGTGGGGGGTTCCGATAACAGTGTTTTACTGCACCTCATGCAATGAGATTCTTGCAAGCGGAGAGGTTTTTGAAGCAGTTGCAAGGGTTGTTGAAAGGGAGGGAACAGGGGCTTGGTTTTCAAAAGAGGCTCAGGAGATTTTACCGCAGAATGTTTCCTGTAAAAAATGCAACGGAAAAAGCTTCAGAAAGGAAACGGATATTCTTGATGTCTGGTTTGATTCAGGGACAAGCCACGAGGCGGTTCTTGCAAAAAGAAAAGAACTTTCCTTGCCTGCTGATATGTACCTTGAGGGAAGCGACCAGCACAGGGGATGGTTTAACAGCTCTCTTCTTATTGCTGTAGCAAATCGTGGCGCATCTCCGTTTAACGCAGTTCTGACACACGGCTATGTGGTTGATGGCGCCGGAAAAAAGATGTCAAAATCTGCCGGCAATGTTATTGCTCCTCAGGAGATAATAAAGAAATACGGCGCAGAGATTTTAAGACTATGGGCATCTTCTGTTGACTACAGGGATGATATAAGAATATCAAATGAAATCATAGAAAGGTTGTCAGAGGCATATCGTAAAATCAGAAATACCTTTAAATACCTGCTGGGAAACCTTTATGATTTTGATTTTAAAAAAAACAGGGTCTCCTGCAGTGAAATGGAGGAGATTGACAGATGGGCACTCCATCACCTCCAGAAATTAATAGAACGGGTGAGAAGCGCCTTTGATGAATTTGAGTTCCATGTATTTTTCCATATGTTCCATAATTTCTGCTCTGTCCATATGAGCTCCTTCTACCTTGATATAATAAAGGACAGGCTTTACACATCAAAACCTGATTCAAGGGAGAGACGCTCTGCGCAGACAGCCCTTTATTTAATCCTTGACTCAATGGTCAGGCTTATGGCTCCAATCCTTTCCTTTACCGCAGAAGAAATCTGGGGATATCTTCCGGGCAACTCAATGAGGGAAGAGAGCGTTCATCTTTCTCTTTTCCCTGAGGTTAAGAATGAATATGTTGACCAAGAGCTGGCAGCAAGATGGGAGAATATAATCCTTTTGAGGGAAGAAGCAGCAAAAAAACTTGAAACGGCAAGAAGGGAGAAACTCATAGGTCACTCGCTTGACGCACTGGTTGAGATAAAGGGAAAAGGGAAAAACTTTCAGTTCTTCAAAACTTACCAAAACCAGCTTCACACAATCTTCATAGTGTCGCAGGTTATTTTAAAGGAAGAGGATGTTGATGAAGACTCCTTTGAGAATGAAGCCCTGAGGGGTTTGAAAATCTCTGTTTCGAGGGCAAAAGGGGAAAAGTGCGACAGGTGCTGGATGTACAGCGAAAGCATTGGCGAAAAAAGAGAGCATCCAACAGTATGTTCAAGGTGTGGCGGGAATCTGTGA